The following proteins come from a genomic window of Falco peregrinus isolate bFalPer1 chromosome 16, bFalPer1.pri, whole genome shotgun sequence:
- the ATP2B4 gene encoding plasma membrane calcium-transporting ATPase 4 isoform X4, with protein MTNNVADHHPGNSVAEGNHEGDFGCSMVELRNLMELRSAEAVARLNDSYGGVQNVCKRLKTSPVEGLSGNPTDLEKRRQVFGQNFIPPKKAKTFLQLVWEALQDVTLIILEIAAIISLGLSFYHPPGGDNELCGQSTGGVEDEGESQAGWIEGAAILFSVIIVVLVTAFNDWSKEKQFRGLQSRIEQEQKFTVIRKGQVIQIPVAEIVVGDIAQIKYGDLLPADGILIQGNDLKIDESSLTGESDQVKKSLDKDPMLLSGTHVMEGSGRMVVTAVGINSQTGIIFTLLGAGEGDEEKKVKKGKKTGAPENRNKAKTQDGVALEIQPLKSQEGVENEEKEKKKVKVPKKEKSVLQGKLTRLAVQIGKAGLIMSAITVIILVLYFVIDTFGVQRRSWLAECTPIYIQYFVKFFIIGVTVLVVAVPEGLPLAVTISLAYSVKKMMKDNNLVRHLDACETMGNATAICSDKTGTLTMNRMTVVQAYVGDTHYRQIPDPEAILPKILDLIVNGVAINSAYTSKILPPEKEGGLPRQVGNKTECALLGFVLDLKQDYQAVRNEVPEEKLYKVYTFNSVRKSMSTVLKNGNGGFRMYSKGASEIILRKCTKILDKNGDPRVFKVKDRDEMVKKVIEPMACHGLRTICLAFRDFPADAEPDWDSENEILSDLTCIAVVGIEDPVRPEVPDAILKCQRAGITVRMVTGDNINTARAIATKCGILLPGEDFLCLEGKEFNRLIRNEKGEVEQEQLDKIWPKLRVLARSSPTDKHTLVKGIIDSTVGDQRQVVAVTGDGTNDGPALKKADVGFAMGIAGTDVAKEASDIILTDDNFTSIVKAVMWGRNVYDSISKFLQFQLTVNIVAVIVAFTGACITQDSPLKAVQMLWVNLIMDTFASLALATEPPSESLLLRKPYGRNKPLISRTMMKNILGHAVYQLTIIFTLLFAGEKFFDIDSGRNAPLHSPPTEHYTIVFNTFVMMQLFNEINARKIHGERNVFESIYRNPIFCTVVLGTFAAQIIIVEFGGKPFSCSGLTLSQWFWCIFIGVGELLWGQLICTVPTSHLKFLKEAGHGITKEEIPEEELPEDVDEIDHAEMELRRGQILWFRGLNRIQTQMDVVYTFQTGASSLQGALRRQPSIVSQHHDIKVVNAFRSSLYEGLEKPESRSSIHNFMTHPEFILEEDEPRTPFLDGAEDDPETDGLKKRGGGSLGGSTSLNRNNNAVDSDQAEVTVPEPESPLHSLETSV; from the exons GCCTGTCTGGGAACCCAACCGACCTGGAAAAGAGGCGGCAGGTCTTTGGCCAGAACTTCATTCCTCCCAAAAAGGCCAAGACGTTCCTGCAGTTAGTGTGGGAGGCACTCCAGGACGTCACACTGATCATCTTGGAAATCGCAGCCATAATCTCCTTGGGCCTGTCCTTCTACCACCCTCCGGGTGGTGACAATGAAT TGTGTGGCCAGTCGACGGGCGGCGTGGAGGACGAGGGTGAGTCTCAGGCTGGCTGGATTGAGGGGGCAGCTATCTTGTTTTCGGTGATCATCGTGGTGCTGGTGACCGCTTTCAATGACTGGAGCAAGGAGAAGCAATTCCGGGGTCTCCAGAGCCGCATCGAGCAGGAGCAGAAGTTCACGGTCATCCGCAAAGGGCAGGTGATTCAGATCCCGGTGGCTGAGATTGTGGTGGGAGACATCGCACAGATCAAGTACG GTGATCTCTTGCCAGCAGACGGGATCCTGATCCAGGGCAATGACCTGAAAATAGATGAGAGCTCGCTGACGGGGGAGTCAGACCAAGTCAAGAAGTCGCTGGATAAAGACCCCATGCTGCTGTCAG GTACCCATGTGATGGAGGGCTCCGGCAGGATGGTGGTGACTGCTGTGGGTATTAACTCCCAGACGGGCATCATCTTCACTCTCTTGGGTGCAGGAGaaggagatgaggaaaagaaggtgaAGAAAG GTAAAAAAACCGGAGCCCCCGAAAATCGCAACAAAG CTAAAACTCAGGATGGTGTGGCCTTAGAGATCCAGCCCCTGAAGAGCCAGGAAGGGGTGGAAAatgaggagaaggagaagaagaaggtgAAGGTGCCCAAGAAGGAGAAGTCTGTGCTGCAAGGGAAGCTCACGCGCCTGGCAGTCCAGATTGGGAAGGCGG GGCTGATCATGTCAGCCATCACGGTCATCATCTTGGTGCTCTACTTTGTGATTGACACGTTTGGGGTGCAGAGGCGGTCCTGGCTGGCGGAGTGCACCCCCATTTACATCCAGTACTTCGTCAAGTTCTTCATCATCGGTGTCACAGTGTTGGTGGTggctgtgcctgaagggctCCCGCTGGCAGTCACCATCTCCCTGGCTTACTCCGTGAAG AAAATGATGAAGGACAACAACCTTGTGAGACACTTGGATGCATGTGAGACCATGGGCAATGCCACTGCCATCTGCTCGGACAAGACGGGCACACTCACCATGAACCGCATGACTGTGGTGCAGGCCTACGTGGGGGACACCCACTACCGTCAGATCCCTGACCCTGAAGCCATCCTGCCCAAGATCCTGGACCTCATAGTCAATGGTGTTGCCATCAATTCAGCTTACACGTCCAAGATCCTG ccacctgagaaggaaggagggctACCCCGGCAAGTGGGGAACAAGACTGAGTGCGCCctgctgggttttgtgctgGACCTGAAGCAGGATTACCAGGCCGTGCGGAATGAGGTGCCGGAGGAGAAGCTCTACAAGGTCTACACCTTCAACTCTGTCCGCAAGTCCATGAGCACGGTGCTGAAGAACGGCAACGGCGGCTTCCGCATGTACAGCAAGGGAGCCTCTGAGATCATCCTCCGCAA GTGCACCAAGATCCTGGACAAGAACGGAGACCCCCGGGTGTTCAAGGTGAAGGACCGGGATGAGATGGTGAAGAAGGTGATAGAGCCCATGGCCTGCCACGGGCTGCGGACCATCTGCCTGGCTTTCCGTGACTTCCCTGCTGATGCTGAGCCAGACTGGGACAGTGAGAACGAGATCCTGTCCGACCTGACCTGCATCGCTGTGGTTGGGATAGAGGACCCTGTGCGGCCAGAG GTGCCAGATGCCATCCTGAAGTGCCAGCGTGCGGGAATCACCGTCCGGATGGTGACAGGGGACAACATCAACACCGCCCGTGCCATTGCCACCAAGTGTGGCATCCTGCTGCCGGGGGAGGACTTCTTGTGCCTGGAGGGGAAGGAGTTCAACCGGCTCATCCGAAAtgagaagggagag GTAGAACAGGAGCAGCTGGATAAGATCTGGCCCAAGCTGCGAGTGCTGGCCCGCTCCTCCCCGACGGATAAGCACACACTTGTGAAAG GAATTATCGACAGCACCGTTGGTGACCAGAGGCAGGTGGTGGCCGTGACCGGGGACGGGACCAACGATGGCCCAGCTTTGAAGAAAGCCGATGTTGGGTTTGCCATG GGCATTGCAGGCACGGATGTGGCAAAGGAGGCTTCGGACATCATCCTGACGGATGACAACTTCACCAGCATTGTCAAGGCGGTGATGTGGGGACGTAATGTCTATGACAGCATCTCCAAGTTCCTGCAGTTCCAGCTGACTGTTAACATCGTGGCTGTCATCGTGGCCTTCACGGGTGCCTGCATCACGCAG GACTCTCCCCTGAAGGCTGTCCAGATGCTGTGGGTGAACCTGATCATGGACACCTTTGCCTCTTTAGCCCTGGCCACGGAGCCCCCGTCCGAGTCCCTGCTGCTGCGCAAGCCGTACGGCCGCAACAAGCCACTCATCTCCCGCACCATGATGAAGAACATCCTGGGGCACGCAGTGTACCAGCTAACAATCATTTTCACGCTGCTTTTTGCGG GGGAGAAGTTTTTTGACATCGACAGTGGCCGGAACGCCCCACTCCACTCCCCACCCACCGAACACTACACCATCGTCTTCAACACCTTTGTCATGATGCAGTTGTTCAACGAGATCAATGCACGCAAGATCCATGGGGAGAGGAATGTCTTTGAATCAATCTACCGTAACCCTATCTTCTGCACAGTGGTGCTGGGGACGTTCGCAGCTCAG ATCATCATTGTGGAGTTTGGTGGGAAGCCGTTCAGCTGCTCTGGGCTCACCCTGAGCCAGTGGTTCTGGTGTATTTTTATCGGAGTGGGAGAGCTCCTCTGGGGCCAG CTGATCTGCACTGTCCCAACCAGCCACCTGAAGTTCTTGAAGGAAGCTGGGCATGGCATCACCAAGGAGGAGATTCCAGAGGAGGAGCTGCCTGAAGATGTGGATGAGATTGACCATGCTGAAATGGAGCTGCGGCGTGGGCAGATCTTGTGGTTCAGGGGTCTCAACAGGATACAGACGCAG ATGGACGTAGTTTACACATTCCAGACCGGCGCCTCCTCTTTGCAGGGAGCCCTCAGGAGACAGCCTTCCATCGTGAGCCAGCACCACgat ATCAAAGTGGTGAATGCGTTCCGTAGCTCCTTGTACGAAGGCCTCGAGAAACCCGAATCCAGAAGCTCCATCCATAACTTCATGACTCACCCAGAGTTCATCCTGGAGGAAGACGAGCCTCGAACACCATTCCTTGACGGCGCTGAAGACGACCCTGAGACTGATGGACTCAAAAAGCGAGGTGGGGGTAGCCTGGGTGGATCTACATCCCTCAACAGAAATAACAATGCAGTGGACAGCGATCAAGCTGAGGTCACCGTCCCGGAGCCCGAAAGCCCCTTACACAGCTTGGAGACATCAGTTTGA